A segment of the Fusobacterium varium genome:
AATATCTTCAACACTAGCATTTGTTATAATCTCAACAATTTTTATTAAAATGTTGATTTATATAAAAAAATATATAATATATAAAGAAAATAGCTTATAATCCTCAAAAAAAGGAATGAAATTAAAATTCATTCCTTTTTTTCTTACCACCAATGGTGATGTCTTCCTATTCTATATCCACCATAACCAATTCCACCTATAATTACAGTATTAAGAAGGTTATCTCTATATCTTTCCCTCTTCTCCTTTTCAATAGCTAATTTTTTATCAAATTCAAACTTTTCCCTTGCTAATTGTAGTTTTATCTCCTCTTTTGATGGAGTATTTGCTTTTATTTCCTTTTCTCTATTAGCTATAACAAGATTTTTATATTGATTATAATTTTCTATCTTCTTTTGAGCAGAAGTTTTCTCTTTGCCCTTTGCAAAAATTGAGATACTTAGTATTATAAATAAAACAAATATTTTCTTTTTCATCTCTATCACCTCGTTTAATTAAGTATACCATATAAAAAATTTCTCCTCAATAAAAAAACTGCACCAATATCTTAAAACAAGATATCAGCACAGTTAAATTTAATATTACTAGATTACTAATCCTCCACCAACTTCAAGAACTTGTCCTGTGATGTAAGATGCTTCATCACTAGCTAAGAATAGTATTGCATTTGCTACATCTTCAGCAGTTCCAAATCTTTTTAGAGGTGTTCTTTCCATCATTCCAGCAACTACACTTTCAGAAAGTACAGCTGTCATTGGACTTTCAATAAATCCAGGTGCTACACAGTTAGCTCTGATAGCTCCTCTTCTAGCAAGTTCTTTTGACCAAGTTTTAGTCATAGAAATTACTCCACCTTTTGTTGCTGAGTAGTTTGTTTGAGCAAGGTTTCCATAGATTCCTACTACTGATGAAAGAGTTACTATTGATCCTTTTTTATTTTTTGACATAACTGGAGCAACAGCTTGAGTCATGTTAAATACTCCTTTTAGGTTTACATCTATAACTGCATCCCATTGTTCTTCAGTCATTCTTTGTAATAGAGCATCTTTTGTAATTCCAGCATTGTTAATAAGAATATCTATTCTTCCATACTCTGCTACTATTTTAGCTATAAATTCTTTTATAGCTGGTCTATCTGTTACATTTAAAATTTCATGTCTTACATTTGGTTGAGTGTATTCAGCTTCACCCATATCACAAGAGATTACCATTTCTGCTCCTTCAGCAGCAAATTTTTCAACAACGGCTCTTCCTATTCCTCTTGCACTTCCTGTAACTAATGCTATTTTTCCTTTTAATCTATCCACTATATTTTCCTCCTTAATTTCCTTTTTCCATCATATTAAAAAATTCAAATATTTTTTAATACTTACATAAAGTATAATTTTTTTTTCATAAAAAGTCAATAAGAACATTAGTTATAATACACTTCTATACCTATTTATTTATACTTTTCCCTATAAAACATCAGATTATCTTCTTTTATAAATTACACTAAATATATTTGTTGTATAGATGTTGGATTTATTGTAAAATATATTTGATGTTTTATTAACGTGGAGGTTTGTACATGAAAATTCTTATATTACTTTTCTCTATTTTTATCATGGGATGTAGTAATGGCACTATAAAAAAGACATATTATAATAATGGAAAAATAGAATCTAAAATTCAATATAAAGATGGAAAAAAATCTGGTAAAATAGTAAACTATTTCCAAAATGGTAAACTAGCTGTTAAAGGTACATTTACTGATGATAAAAGAGATAAAAAATGGACTTTTTACAATGAGAAAACAGGAAAAATTGATAGTATTGAGAACTATGTATTAGGAGTTTTACAGGGAGAGCAATTTTATTATCATGAAAATGGTAAGTTAAAAGTAAAAGGATATTATGAAAATGGAATTAGAAGTGGTTTCTGGGAAAAATATGATGATAAAGGTAACCTAGAAGTACAAAATATCTTTATTGATGGAGAAAATCTTATAGGTGTAGCCGTCTATCAAAAAAATTCTGTGCTTCTATGCAGGGGTAGTGTAGTTGATCAACTTCGCCAAGGTAAATGGGAGTATTTCGATAGTAAAGGTAGATTGCTTTATACTGTAAACTATGAGAATGGGATTAGAAATGGAGAATGGGAAGCTTTTGAAAGAGATGGCTCCCTTTTAATGAGTGGAAAATATAGAGATGGAAAAATTATAGGAATTGATTTTGAATGAGAAACAGTCTGTTATAAATTGATAATTTATAACAGACTGTTCTTCTATATAAAGCTATCTAAAATTGTAATAGTTCTTTAAAACTTATATTCAAATCCTACATAGAAAGATCTTTCAGAAGCAGGATCATATACTTGAATACCATTTTCTAAAGCTTCTTGATCAAAGTTTTGTCTGTTAAGAAGATTATTTATTCCCCCATAAATTTTTAATCCATTATCCATAGAATAATTTGCTGTTAAATCAAGAGTGATATAACTTCTTGCTTTATATTTATTTGCTCTGTCAAGATAATAACCATCTTTGTAGTTAAATGTTAAGATAGAATTTAGTTTATCTGTCCATCTCACTCCAGCCCCTATATTAGCATTTAATTTTGAAGTATAAGGAACTTGATTTCCCTCAATAGAACTATCTTGATCATTTTCTGTAATTTCTGCATCAACATATGAAATTCCTTCAAAGAAGAAAATTTTTCCAGAATCTTGACTTAAATTAAGTTCAATTCCTTTTCTTTGTGTTTCATCAAGATTATAGTAAGCCCACTCATTTCCATGAGAAATTTCATCATAATAAATTTCTCCCTTTGTTCTTCCAATAAAAGCATTTAACTGAATTGCAGAACCCAAAATATAATCTTTCATACCAATTTCAAAAGTTTGATTTGTTTCAGCATCCAGATCATTTATAGTGTATCCTGTTCCTGTAGATTTATTTTGAAATTCAGTAGGAGCAGGAGTTCTAAAGCTTTGTTCAGCTCTTACATAAATATTTCCTGTATCAGAATAAATATAGTTTACTGCAGCTTCATAGCTATCATTTATCATTGATTTCTTAACTTTACTTTGTTTTAATCCACCATCAATATAACCATTAACAATAGAAGTTCCAAAGTTTACATTACTAGGCATAACTTTATGATAATAATGAGTATTTTTTGTTGTATCAAAACTTGTCCACTCTCTTCTTAACCCCTGCATAAATTCAAATTGACCAACTGTTGTTTTATTAAAAACATATGCTCCATGACTCTCTTTTTCACTATCAAGATTATATACTTTATACATATCTAAGAAATTATCAAAATCTCTTTGAGATTTTTGAAGTTTATAATCGTATCCTAAAATTAAATAACTGTTATTTCCATAATTGTATTTTAAAGATGGATTAATTTTAAATTTTTTCTCTGTAAAAGTTCCAATATAATCAGCATAATATGTTGCATATCCATCTAAACTATCAGAATATATTGCTGTCATTTCTCTTTGATTAATATCATTTGTTGTCTTCTGCCAACTTGTTGTAAGATTAAAGTCTAAATTATTTGTAATTGTTCTTTTATAACTTGCAGATATATCATCTCTTTTTATTTTACTTTTTGATAAAATATCATAAGAGTTATCTAATTTGCCACTAATTTTCATATCTCTTCCAGCAAGATTAATTGTTCCATTTTCAGGAAGCTGATTTCCTGTTTTATCTACACCAGATTGATTATTGTCTGCTTTCCATTCATCTCTTGTTAATAGATCAGCTGTTTTAGCTTCTTTTTCATAATGTGCATATCTTATTGACAAATTTGACTTATCATCTATCTTTATTACTCCTGTTGCATCAATATTATAATTTTTATTTGCTTCATCATCTCTATTTGTTTTGCTATTTTCAGCTTGATAATTTACAAGAAATGAAAGTCTATCATTTACTTTTGTAGCAGTTCCTGCTTTAAATATTTTTTCACTATTACTTCCATATCTTGCACCAATATATGATTCATTTTTATCAATTGAATCCTTTGTTACAATATTGATAACTCCTCCATTAGCTCCATCTCCAAAAAGTACTCCATTTCCCCCTGGAAGAATCTCTATTTTTTCAATATTTGAAACAGGTATGCTATTTAAAGGTAATACTCCATGATTAATATCAATGGGATTTAAACTCATTCCATCTACCATAACTTGAACAGTTCCCTTTGAATTAAGCCCACTTCCTCTCATTTCAATAGATTGTCCTATTGCATCATTTTTAATTGTAATAAGAGGTGAATTTTCTAAAATTTCATACACATCCTTATAGTTTTTTTCTTCTATCTCATTTTGAGTTATAACTTGAACATTTTTAGGGGTATTCTGTAAATTTTCCTCAAATCCATTGATAGATTCTACATATGTTTTAC
Coding sequences within it:
- the fabG gene encoding 3-oxoacyl-[acyl-carrier-protein] reductase: MDRLKGKIALVTGSARGIGRAVVEKFAAEGAEMVISCDMGEAEYTQPNVRHEILNVTDRPAIKEFIAKIVAEYGRIDILINNAGITKDALLQRMTEEQWDAVIDVNLKGVFNMTQAVAPVMSKNKKGSIVTLSSVVGIYGNLAQTNYSATKGGVISMTKTWSKELARRGAIRANCVAPGFIESPMTAVLSESVVAGMMERTPLKRFGTAEDVANAILFLASDEASYITGQVLEVGGGLVI
- a CDS encoding toxin-antitoxin system YwqK family antitoxin, whose amino-acid sequence is MKILILLFSIFIMGCSNGTIKKTYYNNGKIESKIQYKDGKKSGKIVNYFQNGKLAVKGTFTDDKRDKKWTFYNEKTGKIDSIENYVLGVLQGEQFYYHENGKLKVKGYYENGIRSGFWEKYDDKGNLEVQNIFIDGENLIGVAVYQKNSVLLCRGSVVDQLRQGKWEYFDSKGRLLYTVNYENGIRNGEWEAFERDGSLLMSGKYRDGKIIGIDFE
- a CDS encoding TonB-dependent receptor codes for the protein MKRTLLLAFIISAATYAENIAEVTLGKTYVESINGFEENLQNTPKNVQVITQNEIEEKNYKDVYEILENSPLITIKNDAIGQSIEMRGSGLNSKGTVQVMVDGMSLNPIDINHGVLPLNSIPVSNIEKIEILPGGNGVLFGDGANGGVINIVTKDSIDKNESYIGARYGSNSEKIFKAGTATKVNDRLSFLVNYQAENSKTNRDDEANKNYNIDATGVIKIDDKSNLSIRYAHYEKEAKTADLLTRDEWKADNNQSGVDKTGNQLPENGTINLAGRDMKISGKLDNSYDILSKSKIKRDDISASYKRTITNNLDFNLTTSWQKTTNDINQREMTAIYSDSLDGYATYYADYIGTFTEKKFKINPSLKYNYGNNSYLILGYDYKLQKSQRDFDNFLDMYKVYNLDSEKESHGAYVFNKTTVGQFEFMQGLRREWTSFDTTKNTHYYHKVMPSNVNFGTSIVNGYIDGGLKQSKVKKSMINDSYEAAVNYIYSDTGNIYVRAEQSFRTPAPTEFQNKSTGTGYTINDLDAETNQTFEIGMKDYILGSAIQLNAFIGRTKGEIYYDEISHGNEWAYYNLDETQRKGIELNLSQDSGKIFFFEGISYVDAEITENDQDSSIEGNQVPYTSKLNANIGAGVRWTDKLNSILTFNYKDGYYLDRANKYKARSYITLDLTANYSMDNGLKIYGGINNLLNRQNFDQEALENGIQVYDPASERSFYVGFEYKF